Proteins encoded in a region of the Salipiger sp. CCB-MM3 genome:
- a CDS encoding MFS transporter, with the protein MTHIDETRLYDTLTEGEDGAPPSEARNGLRHVASLSMTKLADGLINPKLVLTWLAQTLGAPAAITGLLVPIREAGALLPQLLLAGVVRRSKQRKWVWVAGSVGQGLAAAAMVVVALTLQGVAAGIALCVLLGLLALSRAAASVSYKDVLGKTVAKTRRGSITGTAGSVASAGVVVFALLLMSGLLQDVPPIAVAIGIAAALWLGAAALFSTLEEEDSAPETEAKHIDLSPLREDPQFRRFIACRGALTVTSLAPPYLVLLEQHEGALQKLGAMVLASALAAFVSSWVWGRLADRSSRKVLMLSGFAGAAAMALAVVAALLDWTDPVWVTPVLLFALLISYQGVRQGRSTYLVDMAPEEGRASYAALANTLIGGLLLLTGALGGGLAVIGPVAALAGFAMLSLIGGVIAIGLHEVETPDQDGKSA; encoded by the coding sequence ATGACCCATATCGACGAGACGCGGCTCTACGACACCCTCACCGAAGGCGAGGACGGGGCGCCGCCCTCCGAGGCCCGCAACGGGCTGCGTCATGTGGCCTCGCTGTCGATGACCAAACTCGCCGACGGGCTGATCAATCCCAAGCTGGTTCTGACGTGGCTGGCGCAGACGCTCGGCGCTCCGGCGGCCATCACCGGGCTGCTGGTGCCGATCCGCGAGGCGGGCGCGCTGCTGCCGCAGTTGTTGCTCGCGGGCGTGGTGCGGCGCTCGAAACAGCGCAAGTGGGTCTGGGTCGCGGGCTCGGTCGGGCAGGGGCTTGCGGCGGCGGCCATGGTCGTCGTGGCACTGACCCTGCAGGGGGTGGCTGCCGGGATCGCGCTGTGCGTGCTGCTCGGGCTGCTGGCGCTGTCGCGTGCCGCCGCCTCGGTGAGCTACAAGGATGTTCTGGGCAAGACCGTTGCGAAAACCCGGCGCGGTTCGATCACCGGCACGGCGGGATCGGTCGCCTCCGCCGGGGTGGTGGTCTTTGCGCTGCTGCTGATGTCGGGCCTCTTGCAGGACGTGCCGCCCATCGCGGTGGCCATCGGCATCGCTGCGGCGCTCTGGCTTGGCGCGGCGGCGCTTTTCTCGACCCTCGAGGAAGAGGACAGCGCGCCCGAGACCGAAGCGAAGCACATCGATCTGTCGCCGCTGCGCGAAGACCCGCAGTTTCGCCGCTTCATCGCCTGCCGCGGCGCGTTGACTGTGACCTCGCTGGCGCCGCCCTATCTGGTGCTGCTCGAGCAGCATGAGGGCGCGCTGCAAAAGCTCGGTGCCATGGTGCTGGCCTCGGCGCTCGCCGCCTTTGTGTCGAGCTGGGTCTGGGGGCGGCTGGCCGACCGCTCCTCGCGCAAGGTGCTGATGCTGTCGGGATTTGCCGGGGCCGCGGCGATGGCGCTTGCGGTGGTGGCGGCGCTGCTGGACTGGACAGATCCGGTCTGGGTGACACCGGTGCTGCTCTTTGCGCTGCTGATCTCTTACCAAGGGGTGCGGCAGGGGCGCTCGACCTATCTTGTGGATATGGCACCGGAGGAGGGCCGCGCTAGCTATGCCGCGCTTGCCAACACGCTGATCGGTGGGTTGCTGCTGCTGACCGGCGCGCTCGGCGGCGGTCTGGCGGTGATCGGCCCGGTGGCGGCGCTGGCGGGCTTTGCGATGCTGAGCCTCATCGGCGGCGTCATCGCCATCGGCTTGCATGAGGTCGAAACCCCGGATCAGGACGGCAAGAGCGCCTGA
- a CDS encoding DMT family transporter, with product MSTKQSNPVRGILFMVVTGLCFVAVTVTVKLLHGRVPAAESAFLRYLFGLVFLIPAWRALRDLRMTGRQWRLSALRGAAQTLGVICWFFAMSRIPLAEVTAMNYLTPIYVTVLAVLVLGERLALRRMLAIVAALGGALLILRPGFRELDPGHFAMLGTSMMFAISYLIAKIITDELSPAVALALLSISVTLGLLPFALSVWVWPSWTDAAILFATAAFATGGHYAMVLAFANAPVTVTQPITFLQLVWSITIGALFFAEPVDPFVVAGGLVIIGSVLFITLREAMLKRRITPSGPDTKF from the coding sequence ATGAGCACGAAGCAATCGAACCCGGTGCGGGGCATCCTCTTCATGGTCGTCACGGGGCTTTGCTTTGTGGCGGTGACCGTCACCGTCAAGCTGCTGCACGGAAGGGTGCCTGCGGCGGAATCGGCCTTCCTGCGCTATCTCTTCGGGCTGGTGTTTCTGATCCCCGCGTGGCGCGCGCTGCGCGACCTGCGGATGACGGGCCGCCAGTGGCGCCTGTCGGCGCTGCGCGGCGCGGCGCAGACGCTTGGGGTGATCTGCTGGTTCTTCGCCATGTCGCGCATCCCGCTCGCCGAAGTCACGGCGATGAACTACCTCACGCCGATCTATGTGACGGTGCTGGCGGTGCTGGTGCTGGGAGAGCGGCTGGCGCTGCGCCGGATGCTGGCGATCGTCGCGGCCCTTGGCGGCGCGCTGCTGATCCTGCGACCGGGGTTCCGCGAGCTTGATCCGGGGCATTTCGCCATGCTCGGCACATCCATGATGTTCGCCATCTCCTATCTCATCGCCAAGATCATCACCGACGAACTGTCGCCCGCCGTGGCGCTGGCGCTGCTGTCGATCTCGGTGACGCTGGGGCTGTTGCCCTTCGCGCTGTCGGTCTGGGTCTGGCCAAGCTGGACCGACGCGGCGATCCTTTTCGCCACAGCCGCCTTCGCCACCGGCGGGCACTACGCGATGGTGCTGGCCTTCGCCAATGCCCCGGTCACCGTCACCCAGCCCATCACCTTCCTGCAGCTGGTCTGGTCGATCACCATCGGGGCGCTGTTCTTTGCCGAGCCGGTGGACCCTTTCGTGGTCGCGGGCGGGCTGGTGATCATCGGCTCGGTGCTGTTCATCACGCTGCGCGAGGCGATGCTGAAACGCCGGATCACCCCGTCGGGACCGGACACCAAGTTCTGA
- a CDS encoding YdcH family protein encodes MSHVPHSLAEEFPQFAERISVLKQQGGHFSTLAERYYEVNREVHGAESGLTPMEALAEADLRKRRAALKDEIYALLVADAEEA; translated from the coding sequence ATGTCCCATGTTCCGCATTCCCTCGCCGAAGAATTCCCGCAGTTCGCCGAGCGTATCTCGGTCCTGAAGCAGCAGGGCGGCCATTTCTCCACACTGGCCGAGCGCTACTACGAGGTGAACCGCGAGGTGCATGGTGCCGAAAGCGGTCTCACCCCGATGGAGGCGCTGGCCGAGGCTGATCTGCGCAAGCGCCGTGCCGCGCTGAAAGACGAGATCTACGCGCTGCTGGTGGCGGACGCCGAAGAGGCCTGA
- a CDS encoding LysE/ArgO family amino acid transporter: MQAAAAGFALGLSLIVAIGAQNAFVLRQGLRRAHVLPVVLVCALSDAVLIVAGVTGFGLLAAQLPGLETAMRWIGAAFLTCYGARTLLSAWRGGGALRAEEAPGNGTLRRAVLTCLALTWLNPHVYLDTVMLLGAVSAQYPDRLAFGAGAVTASVIFFFALGFGARLLAPVFARPVAWRVLDLGIGLTMWAIALKLLLG, from the coding sequence ATGCAGGCAGCAGCTGCCGGGTTCGCCCTTGGACTTTCGCTGATCGTGGCGATTGGGGCGCAGAATGCGTTTGTGCTGCGGCAGGGGCTGCGCAGAGCGCATGTGCTGCCGGTGGTGCTGGTCTGCGCGCTGTCGGACGCGGTGCTGATCGTCGCGGGCGTCACCGGTTTTGGCCTTCTGGCGGCGCAGCTGCCGGGGCTGGAGACCGCCATGCGCTGGATCGGTGCCGCCTTCCTGACGTGCTACGGCGCGCGCACGCTGCTCTCGGCGTGGCGCGGCGGCGGCGCGCTGCGGGCCGAAGAGGCACCGGGAAATGGCACGTTGCGCCGCGCGGTGCTGACCTGCCTCGCGCTGACGTGGCTGAACCCGCATGTCTATCTCGACACGGTGATGCTGCTGGGCGCGGTCTCGGCGCAATATCCCGACCGGCTGGCGTTTGGGGCAGGGGCGGTGACGGCGTCCGTCATCTTTTTCTTCGCGCTTGGCTTTGGCGCGCGGCTTCTGGCGCCGGTCTTTGCGCGGCCCGTCGCGTGGCGCGTGCTGGACCTCGGGATCGGCCTGACCATGTGGGCGATTGCCCTCAAGCTGCTGCTGGGATGA
- a CDS encoding DksA/TraR family C4-type zinc finger protein produces the protein MAGGWSRDGAVQEQIEDSIKDELARMQARKRPMGESATHCVECEEPIPEKRRTAIPGVKLCIDCQQERDGAYQARAGINRRGSKDSQLK, from the coding sequence ATGGCCGGAGGCTGGAGCCGCGACGGTGCGGTACAAGAGCAGATCGAAGACAGCATCAAGGACGAGCTTGCGCGGATGCAGGCCCGCAAGCGCCCTATGGGCGAGAGCGCGACTCATTGCGTCGAATGCGAAGAGCCGATCCCCGAAAAGCGCCGCACCGCCATTCCGGGCGTGAAGCTCTGCATCGACTGTCAGCAAGAGCGCGACGGCGCCTATCAGGCGCGCGCCGGGATCAACCGGCGTGGCTCGAAGGACAGCCAGCTCAAGTAG
- a CDS encoding thermonuclease family protein has translation MIDGDTFDVGDVRVRLFGVDAPEQGQTCGGDGTPQWNCGAWVTDEVRARYDGHRARCERLDTDRYGRAVARCSVDGKDMGRTLVSEGLLFAYRDYSMDYDLDEKRAAVRGVGLHGAQVQRPAAYRAETRRAANAAALEEAPEGCVIKGNISSKGARIYHSPGQQHYGPTRIDESEGERWFCSAAEAEAAGWRPARR, from the coding sequence GTGATCGACGGCGATACCTTCGATGTCGGCGACGTGCGCGTCCGTCTTTTTGGTGTCGACGCGCCCGAGCAGGGGCAGACCTGCGGCGGCGACGGCACGCCGCAATGGAACTGCGGCGCTTGGGTCACCGATGAGGTGCGCGCGCGCTACGACGGGCACCGCGCGCGCTGCGAGCGGCTCGACACAGATCGCTATGGGCGGGCCGTGGCGCGCTGCTCTGTGGACGGCAAGGACATGGGCCGCACGCTGGTGTCGGAGGGGCTGCTCTTTGCCTATCGCGACTATTCCATGGACTATGATCTCGACGAGAAACGCGCCGCCGTCCGAGGTGTCGGGCTGCATGGCGCGCAGGTGCAACGCCCGGCGGCCTACCGCGCCGAGACCCGCCGCGCCGCCAATGCCGCGGCATTGGAAGAGGCGCCCGAGGGCTGTGTGATCAAGGGCAATATCTCGTCCAAGGGCGCGCGCATCTACCACAGCCCCGGACAGCAGCACTACGGACCGACGCGCATCGACGAAAGCGAGGGCGAGCGGTGGTTCTGCTCTGCCGCAGAGGCCGAAGCCGCAGGCTGGCGACCGGCGCGGCGCTAG
- a CDS encoding glutathione peroxidase, producing MRIFALLLGLVTLPAAAPLAVASETTEFQSIDGGTLDLAQWRGQPVLVVNTASRCGFAGQFDGLQDLYDRYRARGLVVVAVPSDDFKQELNSDAAVKEFCELNFDIDLPMTTITHVKGEEAHPFFRQLSEKHGYTPSWNFNKVLIGPDGDYVAGWGSTTLPLSAPITGQIEPLLD from the coding sequence ATGCGTATTTTTGCCCTGCTGCTCGGCCTTGTCACCCTGCCCGCGGCGGCCCCGCTGGCGGTGGCCTCCGAGACCACCGAGTTCCAGTCGATCGACGGCGGCACGCTCGACCTTGCGCAATGGCGTGGCCAGCCGGTGCTGGTGGTCAACACCGCCTCGCGCTGCGGCTTTGCCGGGCAATTCGACGGGCTGCAGGACCTCTACGACCGCTACCGCGCGCGCGGGCTGGTGGTCGTTGCCGTGCCGTCGGACGATTTCAAGCAAGAGCTGAACAGCGATGCGGCGGTCAAGGAGTTCTGCGAGCTCAACTTTGACATCGACCTGCCGATGACCACGATCACCCATGTCAAAGGCGAAGAGGCGCACCCGTTCTTCCGGCAACTGTCGGAAAAGCACGGCTACACCCCGTCGTGGAATTTCAACAAAGTGCTGATCGGCCCCGATGGCGACTATGTCGCGGGCTGGGGCAGCACCACGCTGCCCCTCTCGGCGCCGATCACCGGCCAGATCGAGCCGCTGCTCGACTGA
- a CDS encoding LysR family transcriptional regulator ArgP → MQYDPSQLAALEAVLRLGSFDAAARQLSVTPSAISQRIKVLEDRAGAALVIRATPCTATPAGARLARHASEVALLEAALARDLGHDLGQMAPQARLRLAVNADSLGTWLLPALTGLEMLFEIVLDDQAFSADWLRRGEVSAAICDHARPVQGCDAVPLGRMRYLATCSPAFHARYFAHGPTLEAFARAPLLQFDGKDALQHDWLRRVTGEALLPPTHRIPSTQGFVEAARLGLGWGLNPEHLAAPLLASGDLVSLAPEQPEEIALHWQVNRLVSGALAPLTRAVRAQARQALLPS, encoded by the coding sequence ATGCAGTACGATCCCTCTCAACTCGCCGCGCTAGAGGCGGTGCTTCGGCTTGGCAGCTTCGACGCCGCCGCGCGGCAGCTCAGTGTCACGCCCTCGGCGATCTCGCAGCGCATCAAGGTGCTGGAGGACCGCGCGGGCGCCGCGCTGGTGATCCGCGCGACGCCCTGCACCGCCACGCCCGCCGGTGCGCGCCTCGCGCGGCACGCCTCGGAGGTAGCGCTGCTCGAGGCGGCGCTGGCGCGCGATCTCGGCCATGATCTGGGACAGATGGCGCCACAGGCCCGGCTGCGGCTGGCGGTGAATGCCGACAGCCTCGGGACGTGGCTTCTGCCCGCGCTGACCGGGCTCGAGATGCTGTTCGAGATCGTACTGGACGATCAGGCGTTCTCGGCCGATTGGCTGCGGCGCGGAGAGGTGTCGGCGGCGATATGCGACCACGCCCGCCCGGTGCAGGGATGCGATGCCGTGCCGCTGGGCCGGATGCGCTATCTGGCGACCTGCTCGCCAGCGTTCCACGCGCGCTATTTCGCGCATGGCCCGACGTTGGAGGCGTTCGCCCGCGCGCCGCTGCTGCAGTTCGACGGCAAGGACGCGCTGCAGCACGACTGGCTGCGGCGGGTGACCGGGGAGGCTTTGCTGCCCCCCACGCATCGCATCCCCTCGACCCAAGGCTTTGTAGAGGCCGCGCGGCTGGGGCTGGGATGGGGGCTGAACCCCGAACATCTTGCCGCGCCGCTGCTGGCGAGCGGAGACCTCGTCTCGCTCGCCCCCGAACAACCCGAAGAGATCGCGCTGCACTGGCAGGTGAACCGGCTGGTCTCTGGCGCGCTGGCGCCGCTCACCCGCGCGGTGCGGGCGCAGGCGCGTCAGGCGCTCTTGCCGTCCTGA